The Coffea arabica cultivar ET-39 chromosome 10e, Coffea Arabica ET-39 HiFi, whole genome shotgun sequence region GTAACTCCGCAAAGGGTGTTTAATTCATATTAATTGttgtttggttcattttttCAGGGTTGCTTAGATGTGGCAAGAGTTGTAGGCTAAGATGGATAAATTATCTTAGGCCTGATCTCAAGAGAGGAAACTTcactgaagaagaagatgagatAATCATTAAGCTTCATAATCTTCTTGGAAACAAGTAAATATTCTGTTTCTTGTCTTGTTCTTTTCAAATTTGCTTTTTATAGCACTATATGGATAGAAATCtggattttatttatttatttattttttatgggGGCTTAGTTTGGCAAGTGGTAGAAACTGCTACCAATGGTACATGAATTTTGTCAAGTACTAATCTGGCACACCTTCCACCGTCTTGGAATTTGGGACcacataaaaaaattaaaagggaAACCTAAGTGTCCCAGAAATATGAACATTTTACATTTTACCTGCTAGTGTTCACTTCTACAGATATTTGACCTGCTTGTGTTAGGTGGCGGAAGCCGGTACTCATTTTCTTGGGAAACTAAAGTACTAAACCACTAAACCTACCCAAGCTCATCTCATGTTAGATTTTGCTCCTCATTTAATGCAGTTACCAAACCTGTataaatgaatggtttattaccaacacgagagagagagaggggggggggggggggaatgcAAAAAGGGAGCCATGCCATGGTGGGGGAAAAAATAGCTATTAAAATGTATTCGATTCTTATCACACAGTCACTCGTGGGCCATGAGAACACAAACAAAATTAGGCTAATTTTATCATGCAAGTTAAAATATAGCTCAAGAGTTGATTAGATTGTTTGTTCCCTTCTAAGAATCTCTAATAAATTTATCTTGTGGAGTTATATTCTCCATGAAAGCAATAATCTAGTGCTTATCAGTGGACATTTCATGTAAAGTACGATACCTAAATCATTGACACTACTTGTTgaaatatttttgtatttatctaattttgatggaattttttctctttttttttccagatgGTCTCTAATAGCAGGAAGATTACCCGGACGAACAGACAATGAGATCAAGAATTACTGGAACACACACATTAAACGCAAGCTCATTAGCCGTGGCATTGACCCCCAAACGCACCGCCCTCTTAATGGTGGCACGGCCACCACGACAACTACAGTCACGCCCACGACCACCAATGCTGACGCCTCGAAAACAGCCAAAAACATTTGCCTAGACTTCAGAAGTTCAGCATTGCCATTGGATAACAAAAATGGTTTCATGAATGATCATGGAAGCAGCAAGTTTAAGCTGACAACAGATCACTCATCAGCCGAAGATACAAAATGTAGTAGCGGTACAACAGAGGAGAGTCAGGGACCACTTCTACTGGAAGATCAAGCCACCACCCCATCAGTGATGCTTGATCTTGAGCTATCTATTGGACTTCCACAGCCCAAATCTAGTATTAGCTCCTTTTCAAGTTCTGCTGAATCTAAGGTTTCTCAAGGTTTCTGGGCCGCGGCAGCACCACCACAACAGCTGCCGCAAGCCGCCGCCGCAACAGCGACGGGAAAGCCGGTTTGTTTGTGCTGGCAACTGGGGTATAAGAGTGGACAGTTATGTAGAAATTGTGAAATGGCATTACAGATATCATTGAAGATCGAAGATCGATTTCAGGGTTAGATAATACTAtaagctttctttttttttttaaattcctgaaacaaattttccttttggttaTTGGTACTAAGTAGTTAGGAGTTAGTACCTTTCTCCAACCGAATGTAATCAGTCCCAATGGCCACAAATGTAATATTTGccaagattttaaaaaaatccgaaaaaaaaagaaaagaagaaagccaaAATCTCAGGAACAAATTTATTTGCTGGAATAATCTTTGCTTACTATTTTCCTGTTTTGAAACAAAGTAGGAGCAAGAATTCAATTTTGAAGtgtttttagttgattttttctAACTAGGATGCAAACAAAAAAATCGAAGTCATGCATGACTGTTTGCATAATAATGTGTATCCCGTGTCTTATGTTTGCACACTGAAGCACTTTTTGATTGAAATGGACCTCTCATGCCAAGAAATCAAACTCCAAGTATGGTTTAGGTCAATGGTTGATAAAAGGAAACGTTCAATTTCAAGCCAACTGTGATTTCGAGTTGGATTTTCGTATGTATGGACAACTTCTCTTCTCAGTTTTTGTCAAAAGggccacacaaaaaaaaaaaaaagtgtgtaaAGCAAGATTAGGATAGAAAATTATGCAGCCGTCCATCATTATTGTGTCACATGCCATTTTTGTGTTGATTCAAATTGGAGTTGTGTTTATCTAATGACGGACCATGTACCAAAGTCAATGTAATAATTGATTAATTATGTGAAACGGTTATGGGAAATGGACTCGACACACAGCCTAGGGTGTCTGCAATCTGCATATATGGACTATTCAGTTTCGTAATGAAACGATTTCAAATTTTTCGGAATTTAATAATTGATTCTAAAAGTTAAATATTCATGTATATTTCTCTGAAGTCATTGACTTTCAAGTACAATTAATCTGATCAGAAGTGGTTGGTTTTCTGTAAAATTCCGCGTCTAAAGAGCACACGGTATCATTTATGGTGTAAATAATCACGTGGCACCAACGAAGCACCATGAAAAATGACTCATTTGATGCTCAAATTCAAAGGAGGAATGGATTGTTGAGCTGGAAATCACCATGCAAATAGTCTCATATTTGTGGTTCTTTGTTTTAACACGCTGGAAGCTATTAATTTAGATAGCAAAAgggtcccttttttttttttggttggtttgGGGTTTTGGAATATGTTGACTAGCTCAGTATCATTCTCACACACAACACACACTAGAGAGCTATGCGTATGTATTGTATCTTTTTTGCTTTATGAAAAAACATATCGTGACAGCTTTTGACCTAACCAAATCTAATCTCAACCGAATTTCTTGCCACCACCAttcaataaaattccagaaCCAAGGTCCATCAAAAACCATTGACacgaataaaaagtaaaaagtgTATTGTATTTTTGCGGTTGTTCACTACTTTACTTGTGAAAGAAGTTTGGTCTAGCTTGAGTCAGcatctccattttttttttttttttttgtcgatatGATAGCTTCCTACACTATAAGGAGGGGGTAGACCTAAAGAGATTCTGGGATAATCTggaggggactgaaccaccaccggacTAGTCAGCATCCCTATTTCGattgcttctttcttttttcttttggtaacATAAGTAATTTTAGCCTCTTAAAATATAATGTTTGCGAAATCAAAATGATGGTtacaaaaactcaaaaaaaaaaacttatttaGGAAATATACCAAAAGAAATCTAAAAGCATGCATTTCTATTACTATTTGCTT contains the following coding sequences:
- the LOC113712754 gene encoding myb-related protein 330; the protein is MGRSPCCEKAHTNKGAWTKEEDQRLINYIRVHGEGCWRSLPKAAGLLRCGKSCRLRWINYLRPDLKRGNFTEEEDEIIIKLHNLLGNKWSLIAGRLPGRTDNEIKNYWNTHIKRKLISRGIDPQTHRPLNGGTATTTTTVTPTTTNADASKTAKNICLDFRSSALPLDNKNGFMNDHGSSKFKLTTDHSSAEDTKCSSGTTEESQGPLLLEDQATTPSVMLDLELSIGLPQPKSSISSFSSSAESKVSQGFWAAAAPPQQLPQAAAATATGKPVCLCWQLGYKSGQLCRNCEMALQISLKIEDRFQG